A DNA window from Candidatus Roseilinea sp. contains the following coding sequences:
- a CDS encoding oxidoreductase, producing MNIAIIGAGATGLAAAYDLLRAGHRVTLFEAGDQPGGLAAGFKTPRWDWSLEKFYHHWFESDSDVLKLADAIGVRDRVIFKRPITVSYWNGRFYPLDSPTAALKFPGLSLPAKIPFGLATIYLKYLTTNWRALERYTAHAWASRWMGRQAYEVLWQPLLEGKFGDLYQQVNMAWLWARIKARSPRLGTFIGGFQAFFDALAARIQALGGIIHYSTRVEALRHEGLPTRRWRVQACAPGSTFEGLFDGVLSTTSPRVMAKLAPQLPPDYLSALNALQSLGAVIVIFALDRQLARQGYYWHNLPKSAGFPYLAMCEHTNFVSAEHFGGQHLIYCGDYLPPAHRYFSMTEDELRSAFLPSLARFNPHFDPSWVQDAWVFRETYAQPVPFINHSRHIPPVKTPLPGLFFASMSQVYPWDRGTNYAIRLGRQTAAAILTSASDG from the coding sequence ATGAATATCGCCATCATCGGCGCGGGAGCGACCGGCTTGGCCGCTGCATATGATCTGCTGCGAGCCGGCCACCGCGTCACGCTCTTCGAGGCCGGCGACCAACCCGGCGGCCTGGCCGCCGGCTTCAAAACGCCGCGCTGGGACTGGTCGCTGGAGAAGTTCTATCACCACTGGTTTGAATCCGACAGCGACGTGCTGAAATTGGCCGATGCGATCGGCGTCCGCGATCGGGTCATCTTCAAGCGGCCAATCACGGTTTCCTACTGGAATGGCCGCTTTTATCCGCTCGACTCGCCGACGGCCGCGCTGAAGTTCCCCGGCCTGTCGTTGCCCGCCAAGATCCCCTTTGGCCTGGCCACGATCTACCTGAAATACCTTACGACGAACTGGCGCGCGCTGGAGCGCTACACCGCGCACGCATGGGCGTCGCGATGGATGGGACGGCAGGCGTACGAGGTCCTATGGCAGCCGCTGCTTGAGGGCAAGTTCGGCGACCTTTATCAACAGGTGAACATGGCTTGGCTGTGGGCACGCATCAAGGCGCGCAGCCCCCGCCTGGGCACCTTCATCGGCGGCTTCCAGGCTTTCTTCGACGCCCTCGCCGCGCGCATACAAGCCCTGGGCGGCATCATTCATTATTCAACTCGCGTCGAGGCGCTCCGCCACGAAGGCCTGCCAACGCGCCGGTGGCGAGTCCAGGCCTGCGCCCCAGGCTCGACGTTCGAGGGCCTATTTGACGGTGTGCTCAGCACCACCTCGCCGCGCGTCATGGCCAAGCTTGCGCCGCAGTTGCCGCCCGATTACCTGAGCGCGCTCAACGCGCTGCAATCGCTGGGCGCAGTGATCGTGATTTTCGCGCTCGACCGGCAACTCGCCCGCCAAGGCTACTACTGGCACAACTTGCCCAAGAGCGCCGGCTTCCCTTACCTCGCCATGTGCGAGCATACCAACTTTGTCTCGGCCGAGCACTTCGGCGGGCAACACCTCATCTATTGCGGCGACTACCTCCCTCCCGCGCATCGGTACTTCTCCATGACGGAAGACGAATTGCGCAGCGCCTTCCTCCCCTCGCTGGCGCGCTTCAACCCGCACTTTGACCCATCCTGGGTGCAAGACGCCTGGGTATTTCGCGAGACCTATGCGCAGCCCGTGCCGTTCATCAATCACAGCCGACACATCCCACCGGTGAAGACTCCCCTGCCCGGCTTGTTCTTCGCCAGCATGAGCCAGGTGTATCCGTGGGATCGCGGCACTAATTACGCCATCCGGCTCGGCCGCCAGACGGCGGCGGCTATACTCACATCGGCCAGCGATGGGTGA